A genomic segment from Leptospira congkakensis encodes:
- a CDS encoding GH36-type glycosyl hydrolase domain-containing protein, with protein MIQSIKNESGLEFQFLSNGNIHSIRFNRLLVNLYLGNEMEPSISNLYLRIHTQNSILLFPLFGPKSNSYFQITDSIYLSQGNSHGVDYQLFLELHPNLPTWRYKVQVTNKTKEPIDYDLVYIQDIGICDYGGSRLNEFFVCHYIHHEPILTEDFGYGILSRQNESVSGKHPASFLFCTDFIQSFATDGLDLYPQGVYQSLPTKRRQGEHSILGLERKRGTLSADEMQETCFYGYLFEDLKTLKVSPELEGLIKEAGSGWTETPHLNGAMIQTQPSLFSTTKQKEGDTLTEVDIKSFFPKEWREVEKSSSGEILSFFTNESTHVVLKEKESLCLRPHGQILRTGIPTTPDESSLTVTSYFKGIFLSQLTEGHTSINQYISRNHSYLNFFHSYGFRIFREEESGFVLLDSPSLLSMEPNKMEWIYQWGEEVLRIQVETTKNHEIRFQLSTNNEQVKNFLLSFHIALDGDNGVLEIPPVVIQTESKIEIQPNPKSPLFQRLKGKGFQVETEGLKTWKVSDDRILFPDGISKNQPYLTAVVPVKSILQFYIKGNFGSSQAHEENKNHQRAIFHKTNLPKKTIQNLESKSLNQIKEILPWFEQNAQIHYLNPRGLEQYSGGGWGTRDVCQGAFEYLLAMGDMEFCRSLLLTVFTEQNEDGDWPQWFMLYPRDKEIRAGDSHGDILYWPLLALSTYLERTGDLNFLEEKTTGFHRKEPRTILEAVEKTISLINKRLVDGTKLPIYGNGDWNDSLQPVKEEFRTHAVSTWTAELQSLTYDALIQIYHLTGDIEKEKLYQNELGIIKQNIKEYCMDDGILTGLRYFGEKNSLEFYLHPKDSKTGIHYSILPMIYGILSEVLDSKEAETHLSIIQNKLTGQDGVRLFDAPIPYSDGLSVEFKRAETASYFGREIGLMYTHAHLRYCEALAHMGKSEEFFYNLNLINPIGIQNKVPASNPRQSNCYYSSSDGSFLDRYDAGTNYKELLLGNIPLEGGWRVYSSGPGIYIKLVYECLFGIRIFLDGLELNPTLPKGLDGLQWEIHLLGKKVLITYLVESENASINSVTLNGISLPLERKKNRYRNGAAKVKFTDLEFSLKEDSNQLVILLR; from the coding sequence ATGATCCAATCAATCAAAAACGAGTCTGGACTCGAATTCCAATTTTTATCCAATGGGAACATACATTCCATTCGGTTCAATCGCTTACTTGTCAATTTGTATCTCGGAAATGAGATGGAGCCAAGTATCAGCAATCTCTATTTAAGAATTCATACACAAAACTCAATCCTTCTTTTCCCCTTATTTGGGCCAAAGTCAAACTCCTATTTCCAAATAACAGATTCCATTTATCTCTCACAAGGAAACTCTCATGGAGTGGATTATCAATTATTTCTGGAACTTCATCCAAACCTACCTACCTGGAGATACAAAGTCCAAGTTACAAACAAAACCAAAGAACCAATAGATTACGATTTAGTATACATACAAGATATAGGAATTTGCGATTACGGCGGATCAAGGCTGAATGAATTCTTTGTTTGTCATTACATCCACCACGAACCAATTCTCACAGAAGATTTTGGTTATGGAATTCTCTCACGCCAAAACGAATCTGTATCAGGAAAACATCCTGCTAGTTTTTTATTTTGCACCGATTTTATCCAATCTTTTGCTACAGACGGTTTGGACTTATATCCGCAAGGTGTATACCAATCCCTTCCCACCAAACGAAGACAAGGTGAGCACTCCATTTTAGGATTAGAAAGAAAAAGAGGAACACTCTCCGCGGATGAAATGCAGGAAACTTGTTTTTACGGGTATTTATTCGAAGACCTAAAAACTCTAAAAGTTTCTCCTGAACTAGAAGGCCTTATCAAGGAAGCCGGAAGTGGATGGACAGAAACTCCCCATTTGAATGGGGCAATGATCCAGACACAACCAAGCCTATTTTCTACCACAAAACAAAAAGAAGGTGACACGCTAACAGAAGTCGATATAAAATCTTTTTTTCCGAAGGAATGGAGAGAAGTGGAAAAATCTTCTTCTGGAGAAATTTTATCTTTTTTTACAAATGAATCCACTCATGTAGTTCTAAAAGAAAAAGAATCCCTTTGTCTCAGACCCCACGGACAAATTCTTAGAACAGGAATTCCTACGACACCTGATGAATCTTCACTTACAGTAACATCTTATTTTAAAGGTATTTTTTTATCCCAACTCACTGAGGGTCATACCAGTATCAACCAATACATATCTCGTAATCATAGTTATCTTAACTTCTTTCATTCTTACGGGTTTCGAATTTTTAGAGAAGAAGAATCTGGTTTTGTTCTTTTGGATAGCCCTTCTCTACTCTCCATGGAACCAAACAAGATGGAATGGATTTACCAATGGGGGGAAGAAGTTTTACGAATTCAAGTGGAAACAACCAAAAATCATGAGATCAGGTTCCAACTCTCCACAAACAATGAGCAGGTGAAAAATTTTCTTTTATCCTTTCACATTGCCCTCGACGGGGACAATGGTGTTTTGGAAATTCCACCGGTTGTCATCCAAACCGAATCCAAAATAGAAATCCAACCAAACCCGAAATCACCTTTATTCCAAAGATTAAAAGGAAAAGGATTTCAAGTTGAAACAGAAGGTCTTAAGACATGGAAAGTTTCCGATGATCGCATTTTATTTCCTGACGGTATCTCAAAAAACCAACCCTATCTCACGGCGGTGGTTCCCGTAAAATCGATTTTGCAATTTTACATCAAAGGAAATTTTGGATCTTCCCAAGCGCACGAAGAAAATAAAAATCACCAACGAGCAATATTTCACAAGACCAATTTACCAAAGAAAACAATTCAAAACTTGGAATCAAAATCCTTAAACCAGATCAAAGAGATTCTCCCTTGGTTCGAACAAAATGCACAGATTCACTATTTAAATCCAAGAGGACTCGAACAATATTCGGGAGGGGGTTGGGGAACAAGGGACGTATGCCAAGGTGCTTTCGAATATTTACTCGCTATGGGAGATATGGAGTTTTGTCGCAGTTTACTCCTTACTGTTTTTACAGAACAAAATGAAGATGGGGACTGGCCTCAATGGTTTATGTTATATCCTCGCGATAAAGAAATCCGTGCCGGAGATTCTCACGGAGACATTCTCTACTGGCCACTACTCGCACTCTCAACTTATTTAGAACGAACAGGTGACTTAAATTTTTTAGAGGAAAAAACAACAGGGTTTCACAGAAAGGAACCAAGAACCATTCTGGAAGCAGTTGAAAAAACCATTTCACTCATAAACAAACGTTTGGTGGATGGAACCAAACTTCCTATTTACGGAAATGGAGATTGGAATGACTCCTTACAACCAGTCAAAGAAGAATTTCGAACCCATGCCGTCAGCACTTGGACGGCCGAATTACAATCTCTCACTTATGATGCTCTGATTCAAATATATCACTTAACGGGTGATATCGAAAAAGAAAAACTCTATCAAAATGAATTGGGAATCATCAAACAAAATATCAAAGAATATTGTATGGATGATGGCATCCTCACGGGATTACGTTACTTCGGAGAGAAGAATTCTTTAGAATTTTACTTACATCCAAAAGATTCTAAAACAGGAATTCATTACAGCATCCTTCCTATGATTTATGGAATTTTATCAGAGGTTTTGGATTCTAAAGAAGCAGAAACGCATTTATCGATCATTCAAAATAAACTAACTGGGCAAGACGGAGTGCGTTTATTCGATGCACCGATTCCTTATTCTGATGGCCTTAGTGTTGAATTCAAACGAGCAGAGACTGCCAGTTACTTTGGAAGAGAAATTGGATTGATGTACACCCATGCACATTTACGTTACTGCGAAGCTTTGGCTCACATGGGTAAATCAGAAGAATTCTTTTACAATTTAAATTTGATAAATCCAATTGGAATTCAGAATAAAGTCCCCGCAAGTAATCCAAGACAGTCTAACTGTTATTATTCAAGCTCTGATGGTTCCTTTTTAGATCGTTACGACGCTGGAACAAATTACAAAGAATTACTACTCGGAAACATTCCTTTGGAAGGTGGATGGAGAGTGTATTCCAGTGGTCCCGGAATATATATCAAACTTGTTTATGAATGTTTGTTTGGAATTCGTATTTTTTTAGATGGATTGGAACTAAATCCAACTCTGCCAAAAGGATTGGATGGTTTACAATGGGAGATCCATTTATTAGGCAAAAAAGTTTTGATTACTTATCTTGTGGAATCTGAAAATGCTAGTATAAATTCTGTAACACTCAATGGTATTTCACTTCCCTTAGAACGAAAAAAAAATCGATACCGCAATGGTGCTGCAAAAGTAAAATTTACTGATTTAGAATTTTCTTTAAAAGAGGATTCCAATCAATTAGTGATTTTGTTACGATAA
- a CDS encoding ABC transporter ATP-binding protein/permease: MSLDKKRNSSQSWSRLTNTIRQLIQSKQGPAAIRYGITLVILVISFNVFNVINSYVGRDFISSIEQKNVTAFYTNALLYAIVFIISSGIGSINRYAEERLGILWREQLTWKFTENYLAERTFHQIIGKPGIENPDQRITDDVKAFTTTTISFTLLFIGGIFSAISFSGVLWSINPILFLVAVAYAFLGTVSTIFLGKSLIRINYDQLDMEASYRADLLHIRQHAESIAVTHREARMSVRLKSRLRKLVNNFRKLISVNLRLSFFTNNYNYFIQIIPMLIIAPSYMRGEIEFGVITQAALAFTTLLNAFSLIVTQFQSISAFSAVVKRLHSLETAMFHTEADAKQNRESNFNSDEISFENFTLYSNDRSKLLVDNLNLKIQRNERWLFTSPDEIVKLSLFRSIAGISNHSEGQIKKPSLEDVLFLPEQAYLPPGRLRNVIVPAYLNLEVSDPEILAELQKMGLDTLVRRYGGLRTLKEWNEELSLAEKYKIAVIRVLFLKPKFLVLDRPGSSLGKFEISKILKRFHNLGVATVVIAKDEETVLEYDHHLNISHFGKWSLSSVHKANNE; the protein is encoded by the coding sequence ATGTCTTTAGATAAAAAAAGAAATTCATCACAAAGTTGGTCACGTTTAACAAATACAATACGACAGTTAATTCAGTCTAAACAAGGTCCGGCAGCCATTCGTTATGGAATCACACTGGTAATCCTTGTAATTTCTTTCAATGTATTCAATGTAATCAATAGTTATGTGGGTCGTGACTTCATCTCTTCTATAGAACAAAAAAATGTAACGGCCTTCTACACAAATGCACTCCTCTACGCAATTGTGTTTATCATCTCTTCTGGAATCGGATCCATCAATCGGTATGCCGAAGAAAGACTTGGGATCTTATGGCGGGAACAACTCACCTGGAAATTTACTGAAAATTATTTAGCAGAAAGAACCTTTCACCAAATCATTGGGAAACCTGGAATTGAAAATCCTGACCAAAGAATTACCGATGATGTCAAAGCGTTTACAACAACAACGATTTCCTTCACCTTACTCTTTATTGGTGGCATATTTTCTGCGATTTCCTTTTCGGGTGTTCTTTGGAGTATTAACCCCATTTTGTTTTTAGTAGCGGTGGCTTATGCTTTTTTAGGAACCGTATCCACCATCTTCCTTGGAAAATCTCTGATCCGTATCAATTACGATCAATTAGACATGGAAGCAAGTTATAGGGCAGATCTATTACATATCCGCCAACATGCAGAATCCATCGCTGTCACTCACAGAGAAGCACGAATGTCCGTTAGGTTAAAATCAAGGCTCCGTAAATTAGTGAATAATTTTCGCAAACTCATATCGGTAAACTTGCGACTTAGTTTTTTTACAAATAACTACAATTATTTTATTCAAATCATTCCCATGCTCATCATTGCTCCCAGTTATATGAGAGGAGAAATTGAATTTGGGGTCATCACACAAGCGGCACTTGCATTCACAACTTTACTCAATGCCTTTTCACTTATCGTCACACAGTTCCAATCCATCTCCGCTTTCTCTGCTGTGGTCAAACGATTGCATTCTCTAGAAACTGCCATGTTCCATACAGAGGCCGATGCAAAACAAAATAGAGAATCCAATTTTAATTCCGATGAAATTAGTTTTGAAAATTTTACATTATACTCGAATGACAGGTCCAAACTTTTAGTAGACAACTTAAATTTAAAAATCCAACGAAACGAACGTTGGCTGTTTACTTCTCCTGATGAAATCGTCAAACTGAGTTTATTTAGATCCATTGCTGGAATTAGTAATCATTCTGAAGGCCAGATCAAAAAACCAAGTTTAGAAGATGTTTTATTTCTCCCCGAACAAGCTTACCTTCCACCAGGAAGACTTCGAAATGTGATTGTGCCAGCATATTTAAATTTGGAAGTATCAGACCCAGAAATCCTAGCAGAATTACAAAAAATGGGACTCGATACTTTAGTTCGTAGGTATGGAGGGCTCAGGACTTTGAAAGAATGGAACGAAGAACTATCGTTAGCCGAAAAATACAAAATTGCGGTGATCCGTGTATTATTTTTAAAACCTAAGTTTTTGGTTCTGGATCGTCCTGGATCCAGTTTAGGTAAATTTGAAATTTCAAAAATTTTAAAAAGATTTCACAATCTAGGTGTGGCCACCGTTGTCATCGCTAAAGATGAGGAAACTGTTTTGGAATATGACCACCATCTCAATATTTCTCATTTTGGGAAATGGAGTTTAAGTTCCGTTCATAAGGCAAACAACGAATGA
- a CDS encoding alpha/beta fold hydrolase, which yields MKTIYHKIFIICSFFFSFLLWGEDLRKDPNIETSYFQTRDGRIAYSQLGKGKRNLILLPGIGDRKESYAELAKLLAKDNSVYSFDLRGIGESDVSFPSYGPKETAEDILAFIQEKDLQNVYIIGNSMTAASAVYIRSKEKNRVLGLALSGPFVRDKGPLSFGMKTLMQLVFRGPWGASAWVSFYESLFPVNPPKDLKERSEKLKINLKEEGRMAAVRSMLLAPKTECEAALPLAASNVIVIMGSKDPDFDSPEEEARWIAKTLDGSVKIYEGVGHYPFVEEPTKFYSDIQLLWQKK from the coding sequence ATGAAAACAATCTACCACAAAATTTTTATCATATGTTCCTTTTTCTTTTCTTTCCTCCTTTGGGGAGAAGACCTTAGGAAGGATCCAAATATAGAAACTTCCTATTTTCAAACAAGGGATGGCCGAATTGCTTATTCCCAACTAGGGAAGGGCAAAAGAAATTTGATATTATTGCCTGGAATTGGAGACAGAAAGGAAAGTTATGCGGAACTTGCGAAGTTACTCGCTAAAGACAATTCTGTTTATAGTTTTGATTTACGCGGGATCGGTGAATCCGATGTGAGTTTTCCTTCTTATGGCCCAAAAGAAACTGCTGAAGATATTTTAGCATTTATACAAGAGAAGGATTTACAAAATGTATATATCATTGGAAATTCTATGACAGCTGCTTCTGCCGTTTACATTCGTTCCAAAGAAAAAAACAGAGTATTGGGACTTGCCCTCTCTGGCCCTTTCGTTCGTGACAAAGGACCTTTGTCTTTCGGAATGAAAACATTGATGCAACTTGTATTCAGAGGTCCTTGGGGAGCGAGTGCTTGGGTTAGCTTTTACGAATCTTTATTTCCCGTAAATCCTCCCAAAGATTTAAAAGAAAGATCCGAAAAATTAAAAATCAATTTAAAGGAAGAGGGTCGTATGGCAGCAGTTAGATCTATGCTCCTGGCACCAAAAACAGAATGTGAAGCGGCTTTACCTCTCGCCGCGAGCAATGTCATTGTGATTATGGGTTCTAAAGATCCAGACTTTGATTCCCCAGAAGAGGAAGCTCGTTGGATTGCAAAAACTCTGGATGGATCTGTAAAAATATATGAAGGTGTTGGTCACTATCCTTTTGTAGAAGAACCAACTAAGTTCTATTCCGATATACAGTTGTTATGGCAAAAAAAATAA
- a CDS encoding P-II family nitrogen regulator, with translation MKMIIAIIQPHKLEEVKAELTKNEIYRLTVSDVQGYGQQKGKTEVFRGHEYTVNLLRKVRLEIAVNDEFVKPTVDAILKAAKSGDGKIGDGKIFISPLEEVIRIRTGEKGKSAI, from the coding sequence ATGAAAATGATCATTGCAATCATCCAACCACATAAGTTGGAAGAAGTTAAAGCAGAATTAACTAAAAACGAAATCTATCGTCTAACAGTATCTGACGTTCAAGGTTACGGACAACAAAAAGGTAAAACAGAAGTTTTTCGTGGTCACGAATACACTGTAAACTTACTTAGAAAGGTTAGACTAGAAATTGCTGTAAACGATGAATTCGTAAAACCAACTGTTGATGCTATCTTAAAAGCAGCAAAAAGTGGTGACGGAAAAATCGGTGACGGAAAGATTTTTATCTCTCCTCTCGAAGAAGTGATTCGAATCAGAACTGGCGAGAAAGGAAAAAGCGCTATTTAA
- a CDS encoding adenylate/guanylate cyclase domain-containing protein: MSIVTFEDKENFPLETNKPGATILETALKHDYPLYHLCGGNAKCTTCRVFVTDGLNHLSTRNDREQTLADRKGWPSEIRLACQTEVFGDISLRRIIKDKKDLKTVTSESKSSKTGEECYAVILFLDIKGFTSFTESSLPYDVVFVLNRFFQEMSEPVLNNGGEIDKFIGDGILAFFQMKNKNEAITNEKNLLSAKEETIRSAIRACLRMFDQLKKFNLEMKDRFNFSFDIRIGLHAGNVIYGDIGHSEYKSQTVLGDTVNVASRLEALNKKTNTNFLVSDEIYQIIGPSLSVNKKVITRLRGKSEKMAAYSVLGFKVSDPILRIQKSFDHVLENNPHWIEDYLDKLKSFVEENLDQKLEETENSLNQHEFLSAIESIIERLGNPISLKKGVSKLGKIYESLGIPKKEFPKLVPILISSIRENLPSEWNPELESIWNQVTMDLTIETIES, encoded by the coding sequence ATGTCCATTGTTACCTTCGAAGACAAAGAGAATTTTCCTTTAGAAACAAACAAACCAGGTGCCACCATCCTGGAAACCGCCCTAAAACATGACTACCCGCTCTACCATCTTTGTGGAGGGAATGCCAAATGTACAACTTGCCGTGTTTTTGTGACTGATGGATTAAATCATCTGAGTACGCGAAATGATAGAGAACAAACTCTCGCGGACAGAAAGGGTTGGCCTTCTGAGATCCGACTTGCTTGCCAAACAGAAGTGTTTGGCGATATTTCACTCCGCCGAATCATAAAAGATAAAAAAGATTTAAAAACCGTTACCAGCGAATCCAAATCATCCAAAACGGGTGAAGAATGTTATGCAGTGATTCTTTTTCTTGATATCAAAGGATTTACTTCTTTCACGGAATCAAGTTTACCTTATGATGTTGTTTTTGTTTTAAACAGGTTTTTTCAAGAAATGAGTGAACCCGTCCTAAACAATGGAGGGGAAATTGATAAATTCATTGGAGATGGAATTTTAGCTTTTTTCCAAATGAAAAACAAAAACGAAGCCATCACCAACGAAAAAAATCTTTTGTCTGCCAAAGAAGAAACCATTCGTTCTGCCATCCGAGCTTGCCTTCGAATGTTTGATCAATTGAAAAAATTCAATTTAGAAATGAAAGATAGGTTCAATTTTAGTTTTGACATTCGTATCGGATTACATGCAGGAAATGTAATCTACGGAGACATTGGACATTCCGAATACAAAAGCCAAACAGTACTTGGTGATACAGTGAATGTGGCAAGTAGATTAGAAGCCTTAAACAAAAAGACAAATACGAACTTTTTAGTCTCCGATGAAATTTATCAAATCATCGGTCCTTCCCTTTCTGTGAATAAAAAAGTAATCACAAGACTTCGAGGCAAATCTGAAAAAATGGCTGCTTATTCGGTTCTTGGATTTAAAGTTTCAGATCCAATCCTACGTATTCAAAAATCTTTTGATCATGTTTTAGAAAACAATCCACACTGGATTGAGGATTACTTAGATAAATTAAAAAGTTTTGTAGAAGAAAATTTAGATCAAAAATTAGAGGAAACGGAAAATTCGTTAAACCAACATGAGTTCTTAAGTGCCATCGAATCCATTATTGAAAGATTAGGAAATCCTATATCTTTAAAAAAAGGAGTCTCTAAATTAGGAAAGATTTATGAATCCTTAGGTATTCCTAAAAAAGAATTTCCAAAACTAGTTCCTATCCTAATTTCTTCGATCAGAGAAAACCTTCCTTCTGAATGGAATCCCGAATTAGAATCGATATGGAATCAAGTCACAATGGATCTTACGATAGAAACAATTGAATCATAA
- a CDS encoding ammonium transporter codes for MKQYFKSIAFLLLVVPMFLFADEAATVATPAEETANTIQTLTVGLDTLWVLVAGMLVFFMNAGFALVESGFAQSKNTVNILAKNFIVFAAATFSYWAIGWGLMFGDGTPYLASEGLFFLGGADNSPAIGDAYQGVYSSMNWTGVPLFAKFFFQLVFAATAATIVSGAVAERIKFHSFLIFSFILVAFLYPFTGHWVWGGGWISELGFHDFAGSTVVHSVGGWAALAGAIVLGARKGKFLPDGRIKPILGHNMTSAALGTLILWLGWFGFNPGSTMGVGDGSVMAHVIVTTNISAALGALASTVTAWIILKKPDLGMILNGTLAGLVGITAPCAIVSPTSAAIIGAVSGTLVVLSVLFFDKIKIDDPVGATSVHLVCGIWGTLAVAIFGYEGAPAGVEVPSILTQLIGILAIGGFTFVVSFALWYVLKLAGGIRVSEEEELSGLDLGEHGAEAYPDFNIRARG; via the coding sequence ATGAAACAGTATTTCAAATCAATCGCCTTCCTGCTCCTGGTTGTTCCGATGTTCCTTTTTGCAGATGAAGCTGCAACCGTCGCAACTCCAGCAGAGGAAACCGCAAACACAATCCAAACTTTAACCGTTGGTTTAGACACCTTATGGGTGCTAGTCGCTGGTATGTTGGTATTCTTTATGAATGCCGGTTTTGCTCTCGTTGAATCGGGTTTTGCTCAATCAAAGAACACCGTGAACATCCTTGCAAAAAACTTTATTGTTTTTGCTGCAGCAACTTTCTCCTACTGGGCAATCGGTTGGGGTTTGATGTTTGGTGATGGAACTCCATATTTGGCAAGTGAAGGTCTATTTTTCTTAGGTGGAGCCGATAACTCTCCAGCAATTGGGGATGCATACCAAGGTGTATATTCATCTATGAATTGGACTGGTGTTCCTCTATTTGCGAAATTTTTCTTTCAATTGGTTTTTGCAGCAACAGCAGCAACCATCGTATCTGGAGCTGTGGCAGAACGAATTAAATTTCATTCCTTCCTTATCTTCTCCTTTATTCTAGTAGCATTTTTATATCCATTTACTGGTCACTGGGTATGGGGTGGCGGATGGATTTCAGAACTTGGTTTTCATGACTTCGCTGGATCTACCGTAGTACACTCTGTAGGTGGTTGGGCAGCTCTTGCTGGTGCCATCGTTCTTGGTGCAAGAAAAGGAAAATTTTTACCAGATGGTAGAATTAAACCAATCCTTGGTCACAACATGACATCTGCAGCATTAGGAACACTTATCCTTTGGCTCGGTTGGTTTGGATTTAACCCAGGTTCTACTATGGGTGTTGGTGACGGAAGTGTAATGGCTCACGTAATTGTGACTACAAACATTTCAGCTGCATTAGGTGCTCTTGCATCCACTGTAACAGCTTGGATCATCTTGAAAAAACCTGATCTTGGTATGATCCTTAACGGAACACTTGCTGGTCTTGTTGGTATCACTGCACCTTGTGCAATCGTGAGTCCAACTTCAGCTGCCATCATCGGTGCTGTATCTGGAACTCTCGTTGTATTATCTGTTCTTTTCTTTGACAAAATCAAAATTGATGACCCTGTAGGTGCAACTTCAGTTCACTTAGTATGTGGTATTTGGGGAACATTAGCAGTTGCAATCTTCGGATACGAAGGCGCACCTGCTGGAGTAGAAGTTCCTTCCATTCTAACTCAACTTATTGGAATTCTAGCAATCGGTGGTTTCACATTTGTAGTTTCTTTTGCATTATGGTATGTGTTGAAACTTGCTGGTGGAATCCGAGTGAGTGAAGAAGAAGAACTCAGTGGTTTGGATCTTGGGGAACATGGAGCAGAAGCTTACCCTGATTTCAATATCCGAGCTCGTGGTTAA
- a CDS encoding TetR/AcrR family transcriptional regulator, with translation MAKKIKHKPGRPKKGQIQITREFVLDAAWDMIMELGFEEFRLAGLAEKLGIRTPSLYNHIQDIGDVRREIQRRALVVLGDRLSLKLKNLNSGSGPILEFINTYRSFAKSHPHIYPLTIESTEFDPELKPLGDRILNLCMEVFRFQTLDETAVHRIRILRSLLHGFIVLEEVGGFGRKESVEESFKKITESLESGRLW, from the coding sequence ATGGCAAAAAAAATAAAACACAAACCAGGCCGGCCAAAAAAAGGCCAAATACAGATCACAAGAGAATTTGTTTTGGATGCGGCCTGGGATATGATTATGGAATTGGGTTTTGAGGAATTTCGGTTGGCTGGACTTGCCGAAAAACTGGGAATCCGCACACCTTCTCTCTACAACCACATCCAAGATATAGGCGATGTTCGTAGGGAAATACAAAGAAGAGCACTGGTGGTTCTTGGTGATCGACTTTCTCTAAAATTAAAAAATCTAAACTCGGGTTCTGGGCCAATCCTCGAGTTTATAAATACTTACAGAAGTTTTGCGAAGTCTCACCCTCATATATATCCCCTAACCATTGAATCCACAGAATTTGATCCAGAATTGAAACCCTTGGGTGACCGAATTTTGAACCTCTGTATGGAAGTCTTTCGGTTTCAGACCTTGGACGAAACGGCAGTCCACAGGATTCGGATTTTACGTTCTCTCCTACATGGGTTTATTGTTTTGGAAGAGGTAGGTGGGTTTGGTCGCAAGGAGTCGGTTGAGGAAAGTTTTAAGAAAATAACAGAATCATTGGAATCTGGCAGACTCTGGTAA